In Bacillota bacterium, a genomic segment contains:
- a CDS encoding sugar ABC transporter permease gives MENKKFFWGSHRYIWPYGAMVPTVILILTIIIYPILNGLWLSTTDKQLLTHEYSFIGLKNFTRLFRDNLFWVSMWHNLIWSALGTLGSILLGLALALFFNQKLKGVGIFRALLMLPWITPGIGAAIIWQYLYNDHHGWIAFFLKETGLSSGPINLLGNTRIVLYLVIIPLVWRGFPLAMLALTAALKSVPKELYEAASVDGANTWEKFISITVPVIRPTLAILTLLDIIWIFNYFDLTYALTQGGPLHASELLSTFSYKTAFLSLEAGYASSISTIMFLILLILASIYLRYVYIEE, from the coding sequence TTGGAAAACAAGAAGTTTTTTTGGGGGAGTCATAGGTATATATGGCCATACGGTGCGATGGTTCCTACGGTTATACTCATACTTACTATAATAATCTACCCGATATTGAACGGATTATGGCTAAGTACTACAGATAAGCAACTTCTCACTCATGAATACAGCTTCATCGGCCTAAAAAACTTTACTAGGCTGTTCAGAGACAATCTATTTTGGGTTTCTATGTGGCATAACCTGATTTGGTCAGCGCTTGGAACACTAGGTAGTATACTGTTAGGCCTGGCACTGGCGTTATTCTTTAACCAGAAGCTTAAGGGTGTTGGGATCTTCCGTGCCCTTCTTATGTTACCCTGGATTACACCCGGAATCGGGGCTGCGATTATCTGGCAATACCTTTATAATGATCATCACGGATGGATCGCGTTTTTCCTTAAAGAAACCGGGCTTAGTTCAGGCCCTATCAATTTATTGGGAAACACGCGTATAGTCCTCTACCTTGTTATCATCCCTTTGGTTTGGCGGGGTTTCCCCCTCGCTATGCTTGCTCTAACTGCGGCGTTGAAAAGTGTCCCTAAGGAATTGTATGAGGCTGCTTCTGTCGATGGAGCAAACACATGGGAGAAATTTATAAGCATTACAGTTCCTGTAATACGTCCTACATTAGCGATACTGACATTATTAGACATTATATGGATATTCAATTACTTTGATCTCACCTATGCTCTCACGCAAGGAGGCCCCTTACACGCTTCAGAACTCCTGAGTACCTTTAGCTATAAGACGGCCTTCCTCTCACTTGAAGCAGGATATGCTTCATCAATCTCCACAATTATGTTTTTAATTCTATTAATTCTAGCGTCGATCTACCTTCGTTATGTGTATATCGAGGAGTGA
- a CDS encoding sugar ABC transporter substrate-binding protein — MIMGHKAICFLVSIALFLGLLVLPAAAATTIDFWYTPWDPDPIAAKMYFDNLFSRFEKETGVKVRMTVVPWAEVYRKWTTAIESGTVPDLSTGGTEAGIQFASKGALEPLDDVIEWLGGPNQYYSTLCWYKWNGHYWLVPYIEGAWVLMYRKDLFAKAGINSPPQTWDELLTKAQKLTKDLNGDGKSDQWGIALPYNDSYATNQALLSFIASSKAREIGEDGHPAINTPEMKKVVQFYVDLYMKYRVVPPGVEGGAGTNPVEPIYGNGEAAMMMSYGWLGSLYSQQYPDVFKNTGYGVIPHTLGAVSGSYGATGGIWLFSKAPHKKEAKELLKFMMRDDNLTGWIKMCGWLSPVKRLNTPEILKMQPWNKSIVNLLEAGRVVRNGVGYGAHPANGEVEGRYILSKMILDIVNGMSLYKALDKYQRIYEDIFAKY, encoded by the coding sequence ATGATAATGGGACACAAAGCTATATGTTTCCTTGTAAGTATAGCATTGTTTCTAGGATTACTTGTGCTTCCTGCAGCGGCTGCGACAACCATTGATTTCTGGTACACGCCGTGGGATCCGGATCCGATAGCGGCGAAGATGTATTTCGACAATCTATTTTCACGGTTTGAAAAAGAGACAGGGGTAAAAGTTCGGATGACAGTCGTACCGTGGGCTGAAGTCTATCGCAAGTGGACGACCGCTATCGAATCAGGAACAGTACCCGACTTATCAACAGGTGGTACAGAAGCTGGGATTCAGTTTGCCTCTAAAGGTGCGCTTGAGCCTCTTGATGATGTAATAGAGTGGCTTGGCGGTCCTAATCAATATTACTCCACTTTATGTTGGTACAAGTGGAATGGCCATTATTGGTTGGTTCCCTATATCGAAGGTGCATGGGTCCTGATGTATCGAAAAGATTTATTTGCCAAAGCTGGAATCAACAGCCCACCGCAAACGTGGGATGAACTATTGACAAAGGCCCAAAAACTAACGAAGGATCTTAATGGTGACGGAAAAAGTGACCAGTGGGGGATTGCACTACCATATAACGATTCGTATGCCACCAACCAAGCTCTTTTGTCCTTTATCGCTTCAAGCAAAGCGAGGGAAATAGGCGAGGATGGACACCCCGCTATTAATACGCCAGAGATGAAGAAAGTAGTGCAATTCTACGTGGATCTTTACATGAAGTATAGGGTTGTGCCCCCTGGAGTAGAAGGTGGAGCCGGGACTAACCCCGTTGAACCGATATATGGTAACGGCGAAGCCGCTATGATGATGAGTTATGGCTGGCTAGGCTCATTATATAGCCAGCAGTACCCCGATGTGTTTAAAAATACAGGTTACGGTGTGATACCGCATACACTCGGTGCCGTATCAGGAAGCTATGGCGCCACAGGTGGAATCTGGTTATTCTCGAAGGCTCCGCATAAAAAAGAAGCTAAGGAACTCCTTAAGTTTATGATGCGGGATGATAATTTAACAGGTTGGATCAAGATGTGTGGCTGGCTTTCACCAGTGAAGCGGCTTAACACGCCGGAAATCTTGAAAATGCAGCCATGGAATAAGTCGATCGTTAACTTACTTGAGGCAGGTAGGGTTGTTCGTAATGGTGTAGGATATGGTGCTCACCCGGCTAACGGTGAGGTTGAAGGACGGTATATCCTCTCAAAGATGATACTTGACATAGTGAACGGGATGTCTCTATACAAGGCTCTGGATAAATATCAGAGAATCTACGAAGACATATTTGCAAAATACTAA
- a CDS encoding LacI family DNA-binding transcriptional regulator, protein MSTTIRDVARLAGVSVSTVSLVLNDRPNVAPETKSRVLEAIRKLNYHPSSIAQRFATSRTNTIGLYAFISGDKPYGGFYMPVIQGMIEASREYGYSFQIDIKGENRGGSSSSRAEMLAEVARQRKLDGLLILSHWPLRWEDVGELVQRKFPFVVVGQDMSIFDVNSVIVDQVKGAFEATSHLIKRGHTRIAHITGPAGQHEAEARLEGYRRALESAGLAVDDGLIFRGDFHKASARECMRRILDLPEPPTAVFVANDNMCLGAMQVIRDRGLSIPDDIAIIGFDDIEAAAYTSPALTTVRQPLFDLGEQAADVLYKVILGNMDSVIRIALEPELVVRESS, encoded by the coding sequence ATGTCAACCACGATAAGAGATGTAGCACGCTTGGCCGGGGTATCTGTATCAACTGTATCGCTTGTATTGAATGACAGGCCTAATGTCGCACCCGAGACAAAGTCCAGGGTGCTCGAGGCTATACGTAAGCTCAATTACCACCCCAGCAGCATCGCGCAAAGGTTCGCAACAAGCCGCACAAACACTATCGGCCTTTACGCATTTATCAGCGGCGACAAGCCATATGGTGGTTTCTACATGCCGGTCATCCAGGGCATGATCGAGGCATCGCGAGAGTATGGCTATTCATTTCAGATAGATATCAAGGGGGAGAATAGAGGCGGTTCATCGTCGAGCCGGGCCGAGATGCTGGCCGAAGTGGCGCGGCAACGAAAGTTGGATGGTCTACTGATCCTCTCTCACTGGCCCCTTCGATGGGAGGATGTAGGAGAACTCGTCCAACGTAAGTTTCCGTTTGTGGTCGTAGGACAGGACATGTCGATCTTTGATGTCAATTCTGTCATCGTTGACCAGGTAAAGGGGGCTTTTGAGGCCACATCTCATTTGATCAAGAGGGGACATACCAGGATTGCTCATATCACAGGCCCAGCGGGACAACATGAGGCTGAGGCGCGGCTCGAAGGATATAGGCGGGCCCTTGAAAGCGCCGGGTTGGCGGTAGACGATGGTTTAATCTTTCGTGGAGATTTCCACAAGGCGAGCGCGCGAGAGTGTATGAGGCGCATACTCGATTTGCCGGAGCCCCCCACGGCGGTATTTGTTGCGAACGACAACATGTGCTTGGGCGCCATGCAGGTTATACGGGATAGGGGGCTGAGTATCCCCGACGATATTGCCATTATCGGGTTTGACGATATAGAGGCCGCAGCGTACACGAGCCCGGCGTTGACCACGGTGAGGCAGCCGCTGTTTGACCTGGGCGAGCAGGCGGCGGATGTGCTGTATAAGGTCATCCTAGGGAACATGGATTCTGTGATTCGGATAGCCCTTGAGCCGGAGCTGGTGGTGCGGGAATCAAGCTAA
- a CDS encoding PIN domain-containing protein, whose protein sequence is MTRLVEWLFVDTSAFIALHDASDRYHKMAKGFFTPERIRDLRVHLVTTSFVFAEVYSYFCKNHTDAIAVGSYIRDSKILRHIRPDLTDEEAAWQIAKKYNDKDFSFVDCLSFAIMFKIGCNKAFTFDSHFRQMGFEVFPSPIRLSP, encoded by the coding sequence GTGACGCGCCTTGTTGAGTGGCTGTTTGTTGATACCTCGGCGTTTATCGCCCTACATGATGCAAGCGATCGCTATCATAAAATGGCAAAAGGCTTCTTCACTCCGGAAAGGATCCGGGACCTGAGGGTCCATCTGGTGACAACAAGTTTCGTTTTTGCCGAAGTATACTCTTACTTCTGCAAAAACCACACCGACGCCATAGCGGTTGGCAGTTATATCCGCGATAGCAAGATTCTGCGCCATATTCGTCCGGATCTGACCGATGAAGAAGCGGCGTGGCAGATTGCCAAGAAATACAACGACAAGGATTTTAGCTTTGTCGATTGCCTGAGCTTTGCCATAATGTTCAAGATCGGCTGTAATAAAGCCTTTACATTTGACTCACACTTTCGGCAGATGGGCTTCGAAGTATTCCCGTCCCCAATAAGGCTATCACCATAG
- a CDS encoding SIS domain-containing protein, with amino-acid sequence MNTKEEGALLNLQLALDFIPLDEALSLCTRLEKHIDWIEAGTPLIKKEGIRAVERLKAAFPDKVIVADMKAVDAGAREAEMAFDAGADVISVLALAHDATIVGAVSAANSTGKRVVADLLGTHDHERVETVRRLEGLGVHMIGVHTGTDEQATGQDPLAALAQVSAVTNLPIMVAGGISPETIDEVLRYKPNVVVVGSWITGSADPAGAARALRSRFPGIDLGDIESTPSLGAMGSHTKDIKDILTEIARAFEMIDRDAVDALLSRILAAKKVFLAGAGRSGLMMKAFAMRLMHLGLTAYSVGEVVTPAIRGGDLLVAGTGSGETPSIVQMIRKALGTSGVQVAVITTSATSESGRLTRAAGGVVIEIPVNTPKAKVKAKVGDDGDDVPLVVSDLSNPESVPTSPAPLIKLQSIQPMGSLFEQCLLLLCDDLIMQIAERLGAKPEKMFDRHANLE; translated from the coding sequence ATGAATACCAAAGAAGAAGGTGCGCTCTTGAATCTACAACTTGCTCTCGATTTTATTCCGCTAGACGAAGCACTCTCCCTGTGTACGCGTCTAGAGAAGCATATCGATTGGATAGAGGCGGGGACTCCATTAATTAAGAAAGAAGGAATACGCGCGGTTGAACGCCTGAAGGCTGCCTTCCCAGATAAAGTCATTGTTGCTGATATGAAGGCCGTAGATGCCGGTGCACGCGAGGCAGAGATGGCTTTTGACGCGGGCGCTGACGTTATAAGCGTCCTGGCACTTGCGCATGACGCTACGATAGTGGGTGCCGTAAGTGCAGCGAATTCTACTGGTAAGAGGGTTGTAGCCGACCTCCTGGGCACCCATGACCATGAGAGGGTGGAGACCGTAAGGAGGCTGGAGGGACTCGGCGTGCACATGATAGGGGTGCATACAGGAACGGACGAGCAGGCGACTGGCCAAGACCCGCTGGCTGCTCTCGCGCAGGTTTCGGCCGTGACGAATCTGCCCATCATGGTCGCGGGCGGGATAAGCCCTGAAACGATCGATGAGGTTCTGCGCTATAAGCCCAATGTGGTGGTGGTCGGCTCGTGGATCACGGGTTCAGCGGACCCGGCCGGGGCGGCAAGGGCGTTACGTTCCCGTTTCCCGGGGATAGACCTGGGGGATATAGAATCGACTCCATCCCTGGGCGCTATGGGCTCACACACAAAAGATATTAAAGACATTTTGACGGAAATAGCCCGGGCTTTCGAGATGATCGATAGGGATGCCGTGGATGCGCTTCTTAGCCGGATATTGGCGGCCAAGAAGGTTTTTCTAGCCGGGGCGGGCCGTTCGGGCTTGATGATGAAGGCGTTCGCAATGCGGCTTATGCACCTCGGCCTCACTGCCTACTCGGTTGGTGAGGTAGTGACCCCTGCTATAAGGGGAGGGGATTTGCTCGTGGCCGGAACAGGGTCGGGCGAGACCCCATCAATCGTTCAGATGATCCGGAAGGCGTTAGGGACATCTGGGGTCCAGGTCGCGGTCATAACCACCTCGGCTACTTCTGAATCTGGGCGGCTTACACGTGCTGCGGGAGGGGTTGTCATAGAAATCCCGGTAAACACACCAAAGGCTAAGGTAAAAGCCAAGGTCGGCGATGACGGCGACGACGTGCCGCTGGTGGTATCTGATTTATCAAATCCTGAATCGGTTCCAACTTCTCCCGCACCTCTGATTAAGCTTCAATCGATTCAGCCCATGGGTAGCCTTTTCGAACAGTGTCTCCTTCTGCTTTGTGATGACCTCATCATGCAAATCGCGGAGCGGCTGGGCGCGAAGCCTGAGAAGATGTTTGATAGACATGCGAATTTAGAATGA
- a CDS encoding GTP-binding protein has protein sequence MTMDREFIRDLAIIAHVDHGKTTLVDGMLKQSGVFRQGQVVEERILDRNDLERERGITIMSKNTAVFYKGYRLNIVDTPGHVDFGGEVERIVQMVDGALLLVDAFEGPMPQTRFVLRKAMEAGLTPIVVINKMDRANVRPAEVLDEVLELFIELGASDEQLDFPVVYTVATRGIASLDPNMEGQDLTPLFETIIHHIPAPGGDAGAPLQIGVAMIDYDSYIGRQAIGRVLNGRIRAKQNVAIIPGGGGATVSGVSGMSGTNGASGASGAAGAGPSSSVRLQRIAEVHVFNGLKKVPVEEAGVGEIVVVSGLEHINVGDTIADPDNPAPVQFVRIDEPTVSMTFMVNKSPFAGREGEYVTSRHLRQRLLRELESNVSLRVEETDSPDAFVVYGRGELHLSILIETMRREGYEFEVSRPQVVTKDINGVKHEPVEELLVDVPGDYVGVVMERLGQRRAELVNMNNRPDGHVHLTFNIPTRGIFGLRSELLTDTKGLAIMYHTFHHYAPWGGDIPTRTRGALVAFETGETTAYGLENAQERGELFVGPGVEVYRGMIVGENARADDIMVNVCKKKRLTNMRSSTADIAVKLTPRRQLSLEQCLEFIADDELLEVTPKSLRMRKREVR, from the coding sequence ATCACTATGGATAGGGAATTCATTCGAGATCTTGCAATAATCGCCCACGTAGATCACGGCAAGACCACTCTCGTGGACGGCATGCTCAAGCAGAGCGGCGTCTTTCGCCAGGGCCAGGTGGTGGAGGAGCGCATCCTGGATCGCAACGACCTGGAGCGTGAGCGCGGCATTACCATTATGTCCAAAAATACGGCGGTTTTTTACAAAGGCTACAGGTTGAATATCGTCGATACCCCCGGGCACGTAGACTTCGGCGGAGAGGTGGAGCGAATCGTGCAGATGGTGGATGGCGCCCTGCTCCTGGTGGACGCCTTTGAAGGTCCGATGCCCCAGACGCGTTTTGTGCTGCGAAAGGCCATGGAGGCTGGACTCACGCCCATTGTGGTGATCAACAAGATGGACAGGGCGAACGTCCGGCCCGCCGAGGTCCTGGACGAGGTCCTGGAGCTTTTCATCGAGCTTGGCGCGTCCGACGAACAGCTCGACTTCCCTGTTGTCTACACCGTGGCGACAAGGGGAATAGCCTCGCTCGACCCAAACATGGAGGGCCAGGACCTGACCCCGCTATTCGAGACGATAATCCACCACATCCCGGCGCCAGGAGGCGATGCGGGTGCCCCGCTCCAGATCGGCGTCGCAATGATCGATTACGACTCATACATCGGCCGGCAGGCTATAGGCCGGGTGCTAAACGGGCGAATCCGGGCGAAACAGAATGTCGCGATCATCCCGGGTGGCGGTGGTGCTACCGTGTCGGGTGTCAGCGGCATGAGTGGCACGAATGGCGCGAGCGGTGCGAGCGGCGCGGCTGGAGCCGGCCCCTCTTCCTCGGTCCGGCTGCAGCGGATCGCGGAGGTACACGTTTTCAACGGACTCAAGAAGGTTCCCGTGGAGGAGGCGGGGGTGGGCGAGATCGTGGTCGTGTCGGGCCTGGAACACATAAATGTGGGGGACACTATCGCGGACCCAGACAATCCGGCCCCGGTCCAATTCGTGAGAATCGACGAGCCTACCGTCTCGATGACATTCATGGTAAATAAAAGCCCATTTGCGGGCCGCGAGGGCGAGTACGTCACATCGCGGCACCTGCGCCAGAGGCTCTTGCGGGAGCTTGAATCCAACGTCAGCCTGCGGGTGGAGGAGACCGATTCGCCGGACGCATTCGTGGTATACGGCCGCGGCGAGCTTCATCTCTCCATCCTCATCGAGACTATGCGGCGTGAAGGCTATGAATTCGAAGTATCCAGGCCGCAGGTGGTAACAAAGGATATCAATGGGGTCAAGCACGAGCCCGTTGAGGAGCTCCTCGTGGATGTCCCTGGCGACTATGTTGGGGTCGTAATGGAGCGGCTGGGGCAGCGCAGGGCGGAGCTCGTCAACATGAATAACCGCCCGGACGGGCATGTGCACCTGACGTTCAACATCCCCACGCGGGGGATATTTGGGCTGCGCTCGGAGTTACTGACTGATACCAAGGGGCTCGCCATAATGTATCATACCTTTCACCATTACGCGCCGTGGGGGGGCGACATCCCAACCCGCACTCGCGGGGCGCTCGTGGCGTTTGAGACGGGTGAGACCACGGCCTACGGCCTCGAAAATGCCCAGGAGCGCGGGGAGCTCTTTGTGGGGCCGGGTGTTGAGGTATATCGTGGGATGATAGTGGGTGAAAATGCCCGGGCGGATGACATCATGGTTAATGTATGCAAGAAGAAGCGGCTCACGAATATGCGCAGTTCAACGGCGGATATCGCCGTCAAGTTGACGCCGCGGCGCCAGTTGAGCCTCGAGCAGTGCCTTGAATTCATAGCCGATGACGAGCTATTGGAGGTCACGCCTAAGTCGCTCAGAATGCGGAAGAGGGAGGTACGGTAA
- a CDS encoding PIN domain-containing protein — protein MKDSPVLQFVDTNVLVYAHDVSAGEKHERAKALITDMWNSGNGCLSIQVLQEFYVTMVRKVVRPLEPEVAFQVISDLSQWRVHVPDISDILGAIRIHQRNKLSFWDSLILRSAKALGCEVIWTEDFNCGQCYEGVKALNPFS, from the coding sequence ATGAAAGATAGTCCGGTGCTCCAATTCGTTGATACGAATGTGCTAGTCTACGCACATGATGTATCTGCGGGGGAGAAGCATGAGCGAGCCAAAGCCCTCATAACTGACATGTGGAACAGCGGTAACGGTTGTCTCAGTATTCAGGTGCTCCAAGAGTTTTACGTGACTATGGTCCGCAAGGTTGTAAGGCCACTCGAACCGGAAGTGGCATTTCAGGTCATATCTGATTTGTCCCAATGGAGGGTGCATGTACCTGATATCAGCGATATCCTAGGAGCTATTCGCATACACCAGCGGAACAAGTTATCATTTTGGGATTCGCTCATCCTCCGTAGTGCCAAAGCCCTCGGGTGCGAGGTCATCTGGACCGAAGACTTTAACTGCGGCCAATGCTACGAAGGCGTAAAGGCTCTGAACCCATTTTCTTAA
- a CDS encoding CopG family transcriptional regulator: protein MDYQNITLSIRKDLLRRVKHIAIERQTSVSGLLARILEDLVQKEDSYNKAREHHIRILNDAPDLGTHGNITWGRGDLYER, encoded by the coding sequence ATGGATTACCAGAATATCACCCTTTCTATTCGTAAAGATTTATTGCGAAGGGTAAAGCACATTGCTATCGAGAGACAAACCTCGGTATCAGGCCTTCTGGCTAGGATCCTCGAGGATCTCGTTCAAAAGGAAGATTCATACAATAAGGCGCGTGAACACCATATTAGGATATTAAACGATGCCCCTGACCTCGGAACACATGGCAATATAACATGGGGGAGAGGGGACCTCTATGAAAGATAG
- a CDS encoding flavin reductase family protein, whose product MAKKPVNLSDAVTLINHGPTVLISVDDPGLGKPNVFALAWITPVGFEPPALVMLVGAGNYSHKLISETGEFVVNIPNSSLVEKVDYCGNVSGRDIDKFKAAGLTAVPAQKVKAPLVGECIGHLECRVTETKPWGEDTLFFAEVVAASAEEGLFTDRWHMGNPDARSIHHMGGHWYAVAASAVEVRA is encoded by the coding sequence GTGGCGAAGAAACCTGTGAACCTAAGCGATGCGGTGACCCTGATAAACCACGGCCCCACGGTGCTGATCTCCGTGGATGATCCAGGGCTCGGCAAGCCCAACGTTTTCGCGCTGGCCTGGATCACGCCGGTGGGGTTCGAGCCCCCTGCGCTCGTGATGCTGGTAGGCGCCGGGAACTACTCCCACAAGTTGATCTCTGAGACAGGGGAGTTTGTAGTGAACATCCCCAATAGCTCGCTCGTGGAGAAGGTGGACTATTGCGGCAACGTATCAGGCAGGGACATCGACAAATTCAAGGCTGCCGGCCTAACGGCTGTTCCTGCGCAAAAGGTTAAGGCCCCCCTCGTCGGGGAGTGCATCGGCCACCTTGAATGTCGTGTCACGGAGACAAAACCCTGGGGTGAGGACACGCTCTTTTTCGCGGAGGTAGTCGCAGCATCGGCGGAGGAGGGGCTTTTCACGGACCGGTGGCATATGGGGAACCCTGATGCGAGGAGCATCCACCATATGGGCGGCCACTGGTATGCCGTGGCTGCTTCAGCGGTCGAGGTCAGAGCCTGA
- a CDS encoding amidohydrolase: MVIDFHTHCFPDKLARRAIAKLEESAGEKAYLDGTVSGLLRSMDRAGIDLSILQPVATRPGQERSINEWAWACTARAPGRILSFGSIHPDSRDWRDEIRRIADYGLKGVKFHPDYQEFYVDEPRVFPVYEALCAEGLVILFHAGIDIGLPEPCHCPPERLRKVIQRLPEGKWVAAHMGGWRCWDEVEAGLVGQPLYFDTSYSYPWLGAARMRSLILAHGVDRILFGTDSPWADQAQAVAEIHDLGLPLEMEKTILGGNAAALLGLGANSNGGMGQD, from the coding sequence ATGGTCATTGATTTTCACACTCACTGTTTCCCTGACAAACTGGCGCGCCGCGCCATCGCAAAGCTGGAGGAGAGCGCCGGCGAGAAGGCATATCTGGATGGCACGGTCAGCGGGTTATTGAGGTCTATGGACCGGGCGGGGATCGACCTCTCCATCCTTCAGCCTGTGGCGACCCGGCCCGGCCAGGAACGCAGTATAAATGAATGGGCCTGGGCCTGCACCGCCCGGGCGCCGGGGAGGATACTCTCATTCGGTAGCATTCACCCGGATTCCCGGGACTGGCGCGACGAAATCCGGCGCATTGCGGACTACGGCCTGAAAGGGGTGAAGTTTCACCCCGACTACCAGGAGTTTTATGTCGATGAGCCGCGGGTGTTTCCGGTTTATGAGGCGCTGTGCGCTGAGGGACTGGTAATTCTGTTTCACGCCGGGATCGATATCGGGCTCCCCGAACCCTGCCATTGCCCCCCGGAGCGGCTGCGCAAGGTGATTCAACGCCTCCCCGAGGGGAAGTGGGTGGCGGCCCACATGGGTGGGTGGCGGTGCTGGGATGAGGTCGAGGCCGGTCTGGTCGGACAGCCCCTCTATTTCGATACATCTTATTCCTATCCGTGGCTTGGAGCGGCCCGCATGCGGAGCCTCATCCTGGCGCACGGTGTGGACCGTATCCTGTTTGGCACGGATTCTCCATGGGCGGACCAGGCGCAGGCCGTGGCCGAAATCCACGACCTCGGGCTACCCCTCGAAATGGAGAAGACGATTCTGGGCGGGAACGCAGCCGCGCTCCTCGGTCTGGGTGCCAATAGTAACGGAGGGATGGGGCAAGATTAA
- a CDS encoding D-tyrosyl-tRNA(Tyr) deacylase, with product MRAVIQRVRSGRVTVNGAVKGEIGRGLVALVGVGRGDGPEDARYLAEKTANLRIFEDSNGKMNLSCLDVGGEVLAISQFTLYGDCRHGRRPSFSEAAPPDIATALYVAYVQQLREQGLAVATGEFGAMMLVEIQNDGPVTILLDSKKAF from the coding sequence ATGAGAGCCGTGATACAGAGGGTTCGCTCCGGTAGAGTCACCGTAAATGGCGCCGTGAAGGGCGAGATAGGGCGAGGGCTTGTGGCCCTCGTCGGCGTCGGGCGCGGCGACGGCCCGGAGGATGCCCGCTATCTTGCGGAGAAGACCGCGAACCTCAGGATATTCGAGGATAGTAACGGGAAAATGAATCTATCCTGTCTTGACGTTGGCGGGGAGGTGCTTGCTATCTCCCAATTTACCCTCTATGGGGATTGCAGGCACGGCCGGAGGCCAAGCTTTTCCGAGGCCGCGCCGCCCGATATCGCTACCGCCCTTTACGTCGCATATGTTCAGCAGCTGCGCGAGCAAGGGCTGGCAGTAGCTACCGGGGAGTTCGGAGCCATGATGCTCGTGGAGATTCAAAACGACGGGCCGGTCACGATCCTTTTGGACAGCAAGAAGGCCTTCTAA
- a CDS encoding helix-turn-helix transcriptional regulator, protein MNASPSPSNGDICDDFCPSPVKSGKDAHLRAKLLEVAGLSEIFKVLGDETRTKILYLLAQEELCVCDIAQLLEMSLPAISHHLRLLRALRLVKYRRGGKMVYYSLDDDHIVNLIRQAQEHFAENR, encoded by the coding sequence ATGAACGCCAGCCCTTCTCCTTCGAATGGGGACATCTGCGACGATTTCTGCCCATCCCCCGTGAAAAGCGGGAAAGATGCCCACCTCAGAGCTAAGCTCTTGGAGGTAGCAGGATTATCTGAGATATTCAAGGTGCTGGGGGATGAAACACGCACCAAGATACTTTATCTTCTCGCCCAGGAAGAGCTCTGCGTCTGCGATATAGCTCAACTCCTGGAGATGAGCCTCCCGGCCATATCGCACCACCTCCGGCTCCTGAGGGCCCTGCGCCTCGTTAAATACCGCCGGGGGGGCAAGATGGTCTACTATTCCCTGGATGATGACCACATCGTAAATCTCATCCGGCAGGCCCAGGAGCATTTTGCCGAGAACAGATAA